In Isoptericola jiangsuensis, the following proteins share a genomic window:
- a CDS encoding ABC transporter ATP-binding protein, translating into MSSQVPRLEVDGLTVTFGGLTALDDVSFSVGDGRTVALIGPNGAGKTTAFNAVCSLVRPTAGTVRIAGRAAPASPTRLLERGVARTLQGLGLFEAMTVLENVVVPLTGRPGRTDAHRATALATLDRLGLAQHAHAPVGALPYPERKRVALARALVTGPRLLLLDEPAGGLGAEDIDELADVVRRLAADGCAVLLVEHHMDFVMGLADEIVVLDFGRVVASGTPDAVRADPAVEAAYLGLEAAA; encoded by the coding sequence ATGTCCAGCCAGGTCCCACGTCTCGAGGTCGACGGGCTCACCGTCACCTTCGGAGGGCTCACCGCCCTCGACGACGTCAGCTTCTCCGTCGGCGACGGCCGGACCGTCGCCCTCATCGGCCCCAACGGGGCCGGCAAGACCACCGCGTTCAACGCCGTCTGCTCCCTTGTCCGGCCCACCGCCGGGACCGTGCGGATCGCCGGCCGGGCCGCGCCCGCCTCGCCCACCCGGCTCCTCGAGCGCGGCGTCGCGCGCACCCTCCAGGGGCTCGGCCTCTTCGAGGCCATGACCGTCCTCGAGAACGTCGTCGTCCCCCTCACCGGCCGCCCCGGACGCACCGACGCCCACCGCGCGACCGCCCTGGCGACGCTCGACCGGCTCGGCCTCGCGCAGCACGCGCACGCCCCCGTCGGGGCGCTGCCGTACCCCGAGCGCAAACGCGTCGCGCTCGCCCGGGCGCTCGTGACCGGACCCCGTCTGCTCCTGCTCGACGAGCCCGCCGGGGGCCTCGGCGCCGAGGACATCGACGAGCTCGCCGACGTCGTGCGCCGGCTCGCCGCCGACGGGTGCGCCGTCCTGCTCGTCGAGCACCACATGGACTTCGTCATGGGCCTCGCCGACGAGATCGTCGTCCTCGACTTCGGTAGGGTCGTCGCCAGCGGCACCCCCGACGCCGTGCGCGCCGACCCCGCCGTCGAGGCCGCCTACCTCGGGCTCGAGGCGGCCGCATGA
- a CDS encoding ABC transporter ATP-binding protein, whose protein sequence is MSAHGTTTAPATVTRTVLALDALTVGYAGAPVVDRLTLDVAPGDVVALLGANGAGKTTLLRTVSGLLVPRSGRVLLDGDDLTTTPVEERARRGLAQVPEGRSVVAELTVEENLTLGALWKVPGRRARRAAIAELYEQFEPLARRRRALGHQLSGGERQMLALARALVSQPRVLLLDEPSLGLAPRVVAQLMGVLRDTARRTGLTVLLAEQNVTSALSVADRGVVLALGKVVADAPAADIAADPALRHAYLGF, encoded by the coding sequence ATGAGCGCCCACGGTACGACCACCGCCCCCGCCACCGTCACGCGCACCGTGCTCGCGCTCGACGCCCTCACCGTCGGGTACGCCGGCGCCCCGGTCGTCGACCGACTCACCCTCGACGTCGCCCCCGGTGACGTCGTCGCCCTCCTGGGCGCCAACGGCGCCGGCAAGACCACCCTGCTGCGGACCGTCTCCGGGCTCCTCGTGCCCCGCTCGGGCCGGGTCCTGCTCGACGGCGACGACCTCACCACCACACCCGTCGAGGAACGCGCCCGCCGTGGCCTCGCCCAGGTCCCCGAGGGGCGCAGCGTCGTCGCCGAGCTCACCGTCGAGGAGAACCTGACCCTCGGCGCGCTGTGGAAGGTGCCGGGCCGCCGCGCCCGCCGCGCCGCGATCGCCGAGCTCTACGAGCAGTTCGAGCCCCTGGCTCGACGGCGCCGCGCGCTCGGGCACCAGCTCTCCGGCGGGGAACGGCAGATGCTCGCCCTCGCCCGCGCCCTCGTCTCCCAGCCCCGCGTGCTGCTCCTCGACGAGCCCTCGCTCGGGCTTGCCCCCCGCGTCGTCGCCCAGCTCATGGGCGTGCTGCGCGACACCGCGCGACGCACCGGCCTCACCGTGCTGCTCGCCGAGCAGAACGTCACCAGCGCCCTGTCCGTCGCGGACCGCGGCGTCGTCCTCGCGCTCGGGAAGGTCGTCGCCGACGCCCCTGCCGCCGACATCGCCGCCGATCCCGCCCTCCGGCACGCCTACCTGGGGTTCTGA
- a CDS encoding branched-chain amino acid ABC transporter permease produces MDRLAFLLATGLARGLVVALFALSLVIIWRAARLVNFAQAAMAVVAVYVAHAITGLTGSFWLGLVAAVVAGAVVGLVVERGLVRLVPGGTPLPGMIVAIGLVMVLQSALGIAFGPQHRPLRAPLSQQPFVVGGVPVLSPYDLFVLLVALAVVGGLALLFNATTLGLQMRASATAPEVSRLLGVRVPRMVTLGWALSGGVAALAVMLLVPTELGLNAHSGDMLFVHAFTVAVLGGLDSPVGALVGGVVVGVLVSLVTGYLGAGLAPLAVLALLTLVLLVRPGGIFAVKEARTA; encoded by the coding sequence ATGGACCGACTCGCCTTCCTCCTCGCCACCGGCCTCGCCCGAGGCCTCGTCGTCGCGCTGTTCGCGCTCTCCCTCGTCATCATCTGGCGCGCCGCGCGCCTCGTGAACTTCGCCCAGGCCGCCATGGCCGTCGTCGCCGTCTACGTCGCCCACGCGATCACCGGCCTCACCGGGTCGTTCTGGCTCGGCCTCGTCGCGGCCGTCGTCGCCGGGGCCGTCGTCGGGCTGGTCGTCGAGCGCGGGCTCGTCCGCCTCGTCCCCGGCGGCACGCCCCTGCCCGGCATGATCGTCGCGATCGGCCTGGTCATGGTGCTCCAGTCGGCCCTCGGCATCGCGTTCGGCCCCCAGCACCGACCCCTGCGGGCACCGCTGTCCCAGCAGCCGTTCGTCGTCGGCGGCGTCCCCGTGCTGTCGCCCTACGACCTGTTCGTCCTCCTCGTCGCCCTCGCCGTCGTCGGCGGCCTCGCGCTGCTGTTCAACGCCACCACCCTCGGGCTGCAGATGCGGGCCTCCGCCACCGCGCCCGAGGTGTCCCGGCTCCTCGGCGTGCGGGTGCCCCGCATGGTCACGCTCGGCTGGGCGCTGTCGGGCGGGGTGGCGGCGCTCGCCGTCATGCTGCTCGTCCCCACCGAGCTCGGGCTCAACGCGCACAGCGGCGACATGCTCTTCGTCCACGCGTTCACCGTCGCCGTCCTGGGCGGGCTCGACTCGCCGGTCGGAGCCCTCGTCGGCGGCGTCGTCGTGGGCGTCCTCGTCAGCCTCGTCACCGGGTACCTCGGCGCCGGGCTCGCCCCGCTGGCGGTGCTCGCCCTGCTCACCCTCGTCCTGCTCGTGCGACCCGGCGGGATCTTCGCCGTCAAGGAGGCCCGGACCGCATGA
- a CDS encoding ABC transporter permease subunit, protein MTTDRRRVRRTLLRAALLTLLAVGATFLLDDYRNYQLAVVAAVFCATAGLTLLVGLTGQLSLGHAVLMAAGGYGYALAAAPAAAAGLGGPARFAVGVAGALALAGAVGMLLGLAGARLKGPYLAGLTLALVIALPAITTEVPGLGGGQGLGVPFEGVPDALRGVVGVEQWHAWIAVAVAAAAVTPLALLRSGRAGTRMRAVHGDETAARLAGISPARVKTGAFAAGALAAGLGGAVLAVVTQNVSHGAYDLAFSLLLLVAVVVGGLGSIGGAAVGAVLVVLLPWWIDLVVAGVGLPADVEQRLAGNAAVLVFGVLLVAVTVVWPGGLSHALGGRVSSLARRFRPAPHVPPTLTER, encoded by the coding sequence ATGACCACCGACCGCCGACGGGTGCGCCGGACCCTGCTGCGCGCCGCCCTGCTCACCCTCCTCGCCGTGGGGGCCACGTTCCTGCTCGACGACTACCGCAACTACCAGCTCGCGGTCGTCGCCGCCGTCTTCTGCGCCACCGCCGGCCTCACCCTGCTCGTCGGGCTCACCGGACAGCTCTCCCTCGGCCACGCCGTCCTCATGGCCGCCGGCGGGTACGGCTACGCCCTCGCCGCGGCACCGGCCGCCGCCGCCGGCCTCGGCGGACCGGCACGGTTCGCCGTCGGCGTCGCCGGGGCGCTCGCGCTCGCCGGGGCCGTCGGGATGCTGCTCGGCCTCGCCGGTGCCCGCCTCAAGGGCCCCTACCTCGCCGGACTCACGCTCGCCCTCGTCATCGCGCTGCCGGCGATCACCACGGAGGTGCCCGGCCTCGGCGGCGGCCAGGGCCTCGGCGTCCCCTTCGAGGGGGTGCCCGACGCCCTGCGCGGCGTCGTCGGCGTCGAGCAGTGGCACGCCTGGATCGCCGTCGCCGTCGCAGCCGCCGCCGTCACGCCGCTCGCCCTGCTGCGCAGCGGCCGCGCCGGCACCCGGATGCGCGCCGTGCACGGCGACGAGACCGCCGCCCGGCTCGCCGGGATCTCCCCGGCCCGGGTCAAGACCGGCGCCTTCGCGGCCGGGGCGCTCGCGGCCGGCCTCGGCGGTGCCGTCCTGGCCGTCGTCACGCAGAACGTCAGCCACGGCGCGTACGACCTCGCGTTCTCCCTCCTGCTGCTCGTCGCCGTCGTCGTCGGCGGGCTCGGCAGCATCGGCGGTGCCGCCGTCGGCGCGGTGCTCGTCGTCCTGCTGCCCTGGTGGATCGACCTGGTCGTGGCGGGGGTCGGGCTGCCCGCGGACGTCGAGCAGCGGCTGGCCGGCAACGCCGCCGTCCTCGTCTTCGGTGTGCTGCTCGTCGCGGTCACCGTCGTGTGGCCGGGAGGGCTCTCGCACGCCCTCGGCGGCCGCGTCAGCTCCCTCGCCCGCCGGTTCCGACCGGCCCCGCACGTCCCGCCAACGCTCACAGAGAGGTGA
- a CDS encoding ABC transporter substrate-binding protein, producing the protein MRTTTTPRPRARATVATLGAAALALTLAACGGADEATPGVTAETVTIGTHQPLTGPAAAGYSSISAATQAYFDHVNAQGGVHGRQIEYVVKDDGYNPANTQTVVRELVQQDDVFAVVNGLGTPTHSAVLDFLNQNEVPDLFVSSGSTAWDDPEAYPYTFGYNADYHVEGAALGRYAADEHPGETVCLLGQNDDYGETLLEGVQIALGEDGVAAHETYETANQDVTAQIGALQGAGCEVVVLGTVNGFTALAVGTAAQMGFTPTWMAASAGGDYPTLVGFLGEDLAPVLLQGFVSVNYLPFGPGGDWVELFSAVNDEYNAGAPFDGNTVFGMSVGYTFVEALARAGEDPTRESLVAALESGDVVGNGLAPLAYSADDHAGFTTAGITVVDDGVQDFVGTTYRLDGETVTTTEPQVPAVEGEGVPTE; encoded by the coding sequence ATGCGGACCACCACCACCCCCCGCCCCCGGGCGCGCGCCACCGTCGCGACGCTCGGCGCCGCGGCCCTCGCCCTGACGCTCGCCGCCTGCGGCGGGGCCGACGAGGCGACCCCCGGCGTCACCGCCGAGACCGTCACCATCGGCACCCACCAGCCCCTGACCGGACCGGCCGCCGCCGGGTACTCGTCGATCTCGGCGGCGACGCAGGCGTACTTCGACCACGTCAACGCCCAGGGCGGCGTCCACGGGCGGCAGATCGAGTACGTCGTGAAGGACGACGGCTACAACCCGGCGAACACGCAGACCGTCGTGCGCGAGCTCGTCCAGCAGGACGACGTCTTCGCGGTCGTCAACGGGCTGGGGACGCCGACGCACTCCGCTGTGCTCGACTTCCTCAACCAGAACGAGGTGCCGGACCTGTTCGTGTCGTCCGGGTCGACCGCCTGGGACGACCCCGAGGCGTACCCGTACACGTTCGGCTACAACGCGGACTACCACGTCGAGGGGGCGGCCCTCGGCCGGTACGCGGCCGACGAGCACCCCGGCGAGACCGTGTGCCTGCTCGGGCAGAACGACGACTACGGCGAGACCCTCCTCGAGGGCGTGCAGATCGCGCTCGGCGAGGACGGCGTCGCGGCCCACGAGACCTACGAGACCGCCAACCAGGACGTCACGGCGCAGATCGGCGCGCTCCAGGGCGCCGGGTGCGAGGTCGTGGTGCTGGGCACCGTCAACGGCTTCACCGCGCTCGCCGTGGGCACCGCCGCCCAGATGGGCTTCACCCCCACCTGGATGGCGGCCTCCGCCGGCGGCGACTACCCCACCCTCGTGGGATTCCTCGGCGAGGACCTCGCCCCGGTCCTGCTCCAGGGGTTCGTGTCCGTCAACTACCTGCCCTTCGGTCCCGGCGGCGACTGGGTCGAGCTGTTCTCGGCCGTCAACGACGAGTACAACGCCGGCGCGCCGTTCGACGGCAACACCGTGTTCGGCATGAGCGTCGGCTACACGTTCGTCGAGGCCCTGGCCCGGGCGGGGGAGGACCCGACCCGCGAGTCCCTCGTGGCGGCGCTGGAGTCCGGCGACGTGGTCGGCAACGGCCTCGCGCCCCTCGCCTACTCGGCCGACGACCACGCCGGGTTCACGACCGCGGGGATCACCGTGGTCGACGACGGCGTCCAGGACTTCGTCGGCACCACCTACCGGCTCGACGGCGAGACCGTCACGACGACCGAGCCGCAGGTGCCCGCCGTCGAGGGCGAGGGCGTCCCCACCGAGTGA
- a CDS encoding acyl-CoA dehydrogenase family protein, whose protein sequence is MDFAPDPRTADLTERVRAFVHDHVLPAEPVLDAQLAATPDVWTFRPVVDDLRATARADGLWNLFLPSARGAGLTNLQYAPLAELSGWSPRLAPVAMNCAAPDTGNMELLAEFGTPEQQERWLDPLLDARARSAFCMTEPDVASSDASQIGTRIRRDGDEYVVTGRKWWSTGAMSPDCTLLVVMGKTDPDAERHRRQSMILVPRDTPGVRVVRPLTVFGYDDRDHGGHAEIVFDDVRVPAANLLGVEGGGFAIAQARLGPGRIHHCMRALGTAERALALAVGRAQERSTFGVPLAHQGVVREWVAEARVEIEALRLLVLKAAWLMDTVGNRRAMTEIQAIKIAVPRAVQRILDRVVQLFGAAGVSGDQPLAEMFAGIRSLRIADGPDEVHLASLGRAQLGR, encoded by the coding sequence ATGGACTTCGCCCCCGACCCGCGCACCGCCGACCTCACCGAGCGGGTGCGCGCCTTCGTGCACGACCACGTCCTGCCGGCCGAGCCCGTCCTGGACGCCCAGCTCGCCGCCACCCCCGACGTGTGGACGTTCCGGCCCGTCGTCGACGACCTGCGTGCCACGGCGCGCGCCGACGGGCTGTGGAACCTGTTCCTGCCGTCCGCGCGCGGCGCCGGCCTGACCAACCTCCAGTACGCACCGCTCGCCGAGCTGTCGGGCTGGAGCCCGCGCCTGGCCCCCGTCGCGATGAACTGCGCGGCCCCGGACACCGGCAACATGGAGCTGCTCGCCGAGTTCGGCACGCCCGAGCAGCAGGAGCGCTGGCTCGACCCGCTGCTCGACGCCCGCGCCCGCTCCGCGTTCTGCATGACCGAGCCGGACGTCGCGTCCTCGGACGCCTCCCAGATCGGCACCCGCATCCGCCGCGACGGTGACGAGTACGTCGTCACCGGGCGCAAGTGGTGGTCGACGGGCGCGATGAGCCCCGACTGCACGCTCCTGGTCGTCATGGGCAAGACCGACCCCGACGCCGAGCGGCACCGCCGGCAGTCGATGATCCTCGTCCCGCGCGACACCCCCGGCGTGCGGGTCGTGCGGCCCCTGACGGTGTTCGGCTACGACGACCGCGACCACGGCGGGCACGCCGAGATCGTGTTCGACGACGTCCGCGTGCCGGCCGCGAACCTGCTCGGCGTCGAGGGCGGCGGGTTCGCGATCGCCCAGGCCCGGCTCGGGCCGGGCCGCATCCACCACTGCATGCGCGCCCTCGGCACCGCGGAGCGGGCGCTCGCCCTGGCCGTCGGACGGGCGCAGGAACGGTCGACGTTCGGCGTGCCCCTGGCCCACCAGGGCGTGGTCCGCGAGTGGGTCGCCGAGGCGCGCGTCGAGATCGAGGCGCTGCGCCTGCTGGTGCTCAAGGCCGCCTGGTTGATGGACACCGTCGGCAACCGGCGGGCGATGACGGAGATCCAGGCGATCAAGATCGCCGTGCCGCGCGCCGTGCAGCGCATCCTGGACCGCGTGGTGCAGCTCTTCGGCGCCGCGGGCGTCTCGGGCGACCAGCCGCTGGCCGAGATGTTCGCCGGCATCCGGTCGCTGCGCATCGCCGACGGCCCCGACGAGGTCCACCTCGCCTCCCTGGGACGGGCGCAGCTGGGGCGCTGA
- a CDS encoding phosphotransferase family protein — protein MTDVPGLDRDGLTRWLAREHPSLAPALGVGLTARVIAGGRSNLTYRVDGAARPLVLRRPPLGHVLSSAHDMRREHRVISALGPSPVPVPATVDVVDDTATGEVTGTTFLVMERVEGEVLSRPEQNAAYTPAGLHRLGTTLATTLADLHTVAPEDVGLDDFGRPRGYLDRQLTTWRRQYDASRSRDLPALDALQDRLGAHVPRTSRHGIVHGDYRLDNALVAGTPDHPTVAAVLDWEMATLGDPLVDLGLLGLYWEIRDLTPHETVVSAVVADAGYPTFDEVVDTYAARAGTAVPDLWWYRAFAAYKLAVILEGIHFRHRAGETVGDGFDTIGDLVAPLADDGLARASARPRSA, from the coding sequence ATGACCGATGTGCCCGGACTGGACCGCGACGGCCTGACCCGCTGGCTCGCCCGCGAGCACCCGTCGCTCGCCCCCGCGCTCGGGGTGGGTCTCACCGCCCGGGTGATCGCCGGCGGACGCAGCAACCTCACCTACCGCGTCGACGGCGCCGCCCGCCCCCTGGTCCTCCGCCGCCCGCCCCTCGGGCACGTCCTGTCCAGCGCCCACGACATGCGCCGCGAGCACCGCGTCATCTCCGCGCTCGGACCGAGCCCGGTGCCCGTGCCCGCCACCGTCGACGTCGTCGACGACACCGCCACGGGCGAGGTCACCGGCACGACGTTCCTCGTCATGGAGCGCGTCGAGGGCGAGGTGCTGTCCCGCCCCGAGCAGAACGCCGCCTACACCCCTGCCGGGCTGCACCGGCTCGGCACCACCCTGGCGACGACGCTCGCCGACCTCCACACCGTCGCGCCCGAGGACGTCGGGCTCGATGACTTCGGCCGCCCCCGCGGCTACCTCGACCGACAGCTCACCACCTGGCGACGCCAGTACGACGCATCCCGCTCGCGGGACCTGCCCGCGCTCGACGCGCTCCAGGACCGGCTCGGCGCCCACGTCCCGCGGACGTCGCGCCACGGGATCGTGCACGGCGACTACCGCCTCGACAACGCGCTGGTCGCCGGGACCCCCGACCACCCCACCGTGGCCGCCGTCCTCGACTGGGAGATGGCGACGCTCGGCGACCCCCTGGTGGACCTCGGCCTGCTCGGCCTCTACTGGGAGATCCGCGACCTCACGCCGCACGAGACCGTCGTGTCCGCCGTCGTCGCCGACGCGGGCTACCCCACGTTCGACGAGGTCGTCGACACCTACGCCGCCCGCGCCGGCACCGCCGTGCCCGACCTGTGGTGGTACCGCGCCTTCGCGGCCTACAAGCTCGCCGTGATCCTCGAGGGGATCCACTTCCGCCACCGCGCCGGGGAGACCGTCGGCGACGGGTTCGACACCATCGGCGACCTCGTCGCCCCCCTCGCGGACGACGGTCTCGCCCGGGCGTCCGCCCGACCCAGGAGCGCCTGA
- a CDS encoding squalene cyclase, producing MTRITEWLLATDPALRWQVERDLLGLDDDVWRATRARVATEGFGARLLAHQDADGRWAQGAFFPGGQAWFDVQDERPQPWTATTWSLSSLREWGLDPAVLQARDTAGLLARHCRWEYDDLPYWGGEVDCCINAFTLANGTWLGVDVSTVRDRLVDGRMADGGWNCWWVDGATVSSFRSTLNVVRGLLAHEQLVGGDERVRAARHTGEEYLLARRLMYRLSTGELVGEWVHRSEYPFRGDYSLLRAADHFRRAALHDGVAPDERLRDAVEAVRSARREDGTWARTHRHAGDVWFEVDVPVGEASPWLTLTGTLLLRWWDRA from the coding sequence GTGACCCGGATCACCGAGTGGCTGCTCGCGACCGACCCCGCCCTGCGCTGGCAGGTCGAGCGCGACCTGCTCGGCCTGGACGACGACGTCTGGCGGGCCACCCGGGCGCGGGTGGCCACCGAGGGGTTCGGCGCCCGCCTCCTCGCCCACCAGGACGCCGACGGCCGCTGGGCGCAGGGCGCGTTCTTCCCCGGGGGCCAGGCCTGGTTCGACGTCCAGGACGAGCGCCCCCAGCCCTGGACGGCGACGACCTGGTCGCTGTCGTCGCTGCGGGAGTGGGGCCTCGACCCGGCCGTCCTGCAGGCCCGCGACACCGCGGGCCTGCTGGCCCGCCACTGCCGCTGGGAGTACGACGACCTGCCCTACTGGGGCGGCGAGGTCGACTGCTGCATCAACGCCTTCACCCTCGCCAACGGCACCTGGCTCGGGGTGGACGTCTCGACCGTGCGCGACCGCCTGGTCGACGGGCGGATGGCGGACGGCGGCTGGAACTGCTGGTGGGTCGACGGCGCCACCGTGTCCTCCTTCCGGTCCACGCTCAACGTGGTCCGGGGCCTGCTCGCGCACGAGCAGCTCGTCGGCGGGGACGAGCGGGTGCGCGCGGCCCGGCACACCGGCGAGGAGTACCTGCTGGCGCGCCGGCTCATGTACCGGCTGTCGACGGGCGAGCTCGTCGGCGAGTGGGTGCACCGGTCCGAGTACCCGTTCCGCGGCGACTACAGCCTGCTGCGGGCCGCCGACCACTTCCGCCGGGCCGCCCTGCACGACGGCGTCGCCCCGGACGAGCGCCTGCGGGACGCGGTCGAGGCGGTCCGGTCCGCACGCCGCGAGGACGGCACCTGGGCGCGCACCCACCGGCACGCCGGTGACGTCTGGTTCGAGGTCGACGTCCCGGTGGGGGAGGCCTCGCCGTGGCTCACGCTCACCGGGACGCTGCTGCTGCGCTGGTGGGACCGGGCCTGA
- a CDS encoding acyl-CoA thioesterase, which produces MPRARHPFALRWNDNDQYGHVNNTVYYQAMDTAVNTWMIREAGLDPAGDVRGYCVASSCEFRAPVSYPADDLEVLVGVARVGTTSITWDLPITRAGGHDPVAVGRFTHVFVDAVTQRPVPVPAAIRAAVVEQLGTPEA; this is translated from the coding sequence ATGCCCCGCGCCCGCCACCCCTTCGCCCTGCGCTGGAACGACAACGACCAGTACGGGCACGTCAACAACACCGTCTACTACCAGGCCATGGACACCGCTGTGAACACCTGGATGATCCGCGAGGCCGGGCTCGACCCGGCCGGCGACGTCCGCGGGTACTGCGTCGCCTCGTCGTGCGAGTTCCGGGCCCCGGTGTCCTACCCGGCGGACGACCTGGAGGTCCTGGTCGGGGTCGCCCGCGTCGGCACGACGAGCATCACGTGGGACCTGCCCATCACGCGCGCGGGCGGGCACGACCCGGTCGCCGTGGGCCGGTTCACGCACGTCTTCGTCGACGCGGTCACGCAGCGCCCGGTGCCGGTGCCCGCAGCGATCCGGGCCGCCGTCGTCGAGCAGCTCGGCACGCCCGAGGCCTGA
- a CDS encoding QsdR family transcriptional regulator, protein MLTATGEIADVGLRAAPTRLSARLVPGVHPDALGAFEAARATFVSGRRIDMGALAVELGVDRTSVFRWVGNRDALLAEVLWSLAVPTLVQAARAADDARHHGAEHVATLLTHFATDLIRADYFRDFLAREPARALRLLTTTASPIQHRYVATVEHLVRTHLGRAPFGGAIDAHALAYLLVRVSESFTYADLIAGEPPSPDTAASAFRHLLRV, encoded by the coding sequence ATGCTCACCGCGACCGGCGAGATCGCCGACGTCGGCCTCCGGGCCGCCCCGACCCGGCTGTCCGCCCGCCTGGTGCCCGGGGTCCACCCCGACGCGCTCGGCGCGTTCGAGGCCGCCCGGGCGACCTTCGTCTCGGGCCGCCGGATCGACATGGGCGCGCTGGCCGTCGAGCTCGGCGTCGACCGGACCTCCGTCTTCCGCTGGGTCGGCAACCGCGACGCCCTCCTCGCCGAGGTGCTGTGGTCGCTGGCCGTGCCCACGCTCGTCCAGGCTGCCCGCGCCGCCGACGACGCCCGGCACCACGGCGCCGAGCACGTCGCCACGCTGCTGACGCACTTCGCGACCGACCTCATCCGGGCCGACTACTTCCGCGACTTCCTCGCCCGCGAACCGGCGCGCGCCCTGCGCCTGCTCACCACGACGGCCAGCCCCATCCAGCACCGCTACGTCGCCACGGTCGAGCACCTCGTGCGCACCCATCTCGGTCGCGCCCCGTTCGGCGGCGCCATCGACGCGCACGCCCTGGCCTACCTCCTCGTGCGCGTGTCGGAGTCCTTCACCTACGCCGACCTCATCGCCGGCGAGCCGCCGAGCCCGGACACCGCCGCGTCCGCGTTCCGGCACCTGCTGCGCGTCTGA
- a CDS encoding acyl-CoA dehydrogenase family protein, whose product MTITAPAGSAADPGTHPLERLEADFYGFQDLLTPVEQDAVARVRDFMEREVRPVADDYWERAECPVHLFKPFAELGSVGAAWPETAQFESSAVFRGWVGMELARVDSSFCTFIGVSSGLAMSSIGLGGSPEQRDRWLPPMARGDLIGAFGLTEPLSGSDTARGLRTTATRHGDTWVLNGAKRWIGNATFADVVVVWAKDTADDQVKGFLVRRGAPGFTATKIERKQSLRIVQNADITLVDVEVAEADRLQRIDSFRDLANVLRVTRDGVSWQALGTMIGAYEAAVRYTKEREQFGHPIASYQLVQDKLATALGNITASLGMCVRVAQMQDAGTQRDEHAALAKAFVTTRMRETVALAREVCGGNGITLDTGVARYFADAEAVYTFEGTRDMNHLIVGRSVTGHAAFV is encoded by the coding sequence ATGACCATCACCGCACCGGCAGGGTCGGCCGCCGACCCCGGGACGCACCCCCTGGAACGCCTGGAGGCCGACTTCTACGGCTTCCAGGACCTCCTCACCCCCGTCGAGCAGGACGCCGTCGCGCGGGTCCGCGACTTCATGGAGCGCGAGGTGCGCCCCGTCGCCGACGACTACTGGGAACGCGCCGAGTGCCCGGTTCACCTGTTCAAGCCCTTCGCGGAGCTCGGCTCGGTCGGCGCCGCCTGGCCCGAGACCGCGCAGTTCGAGAGCTCGGCCGTGTTCCGCGGCTGGGTCGGCATGGAGCTGGCCCGGGTCGACTCGTCGTTCTGCACCTTCATCGGCGTCTCCAGTGGCCTCGCGATGAGCTCCATCGGCCTCGGGGGCTCCCCCGAGCAGCGGGACCGCTGGCTGCCGCCGATGGCCCGCGGCGACCTCATCGGCGCGTTCGGGCTCACCGAACCGCTGTCCGGCTCGGACACGGCTCGCGGCCTGCGCACCACCGCCACCCGTCACGGCGACACCTGGGTGCTCAACGGTGCCAAGCGGTGGATCGGGAACGCGACGTTCGCCGACGTCGTCGTGGTGTGGGCCAAGGACACCGCCGACGACCAGGTCAAGGGCTTCCTCGTGCGCCGGGGCGCGCCGGGCTTCACCGCCACCAAGATCGAGCGCAAGCAGTCGCTGCGGATCGTGCAGAACGCCGACATCACGCTGGTCGACGTCGAGGTCGCCGAGGCCGACCGGCTGCAGCGCATCGACAGCTTCCGCGACCTGGCGAACGTCCTGCGGGTTACCCGCGACGGCGTCTCCTGGCAGGCGCTGGGCACGATGATCGGCGCCTACGAGGCCGCGGTCCGGTACACCAAGGAGCGCGAGCAGTTCGGCCACCCGATCGCCTCCTACCAGCTGGTCCAGGACAAGCTCGCCACCGCGCTCGGCAACATCACCGCCAGCCTGGGCATGTGCGTGCGCGTCGCGCAGATGCAGGACGCCGGCACCCAGCGCGACGAGCACGCCGCGCTCGCCAAGGCCTTCGTCACCACGCGGATGCGCGAGACCGTCGCGCTGGCCCGCGAGGTCTGCGGGGGCAACGGCATCACGCTGGACACCGGCGTGGCCCGCTACTTCGCCGACGCCGAGGCCGTCTACACCTTCGAGGGCACCCGCGACATGAACCACCTCATCGTCGGCCGTTCCGTCACGGGCCACGCGGCCTTCGTCTGA